The proteins below are encoded in one region of Polynucleobacter sp. AP-Elch-400A-B2:
- a CDS encoding DnaJ C-terminal domain-containing protein, which produces MKFRDYYETLGVARGATEAEIKAAYRKLARKYHPDVNKEVGAEDQFKEVGEAYAVLKDTEKRAAYDRMGANWKNGQDFTPPPNWNEGFEYSDSNFGGGYESDQSEFFESLFGRGRHTQGGRGGNSRQGMNFKGQDHHAKISIDLADAYNGAQRTIALQMPTQDVNGHVSTQERKLDVSIPKGIKAGQNLRLAGQGGPGMGSGGAGDLYLEIDFHPNPIYRVDGKDVYLDLPLAPWEAALGTTVNIPTPAGSTLELKIPAGTAAGRKMRLKEKGIPSKEAGDLYVVPSIVLPGAETDAQKEAYQALEKAFDFKPRNHLKG; this is translated from the coding sequence ATGAAATTCAGGGACTACTATGAAACACTCGGTGTAGCGCGTGGCGCCACTGAAGCAGAAATTAAAGCGGCTTACCGAAAGTTAGCGCGCAAATATCATCCAGACGTAAATAAAGAAGTTGGAGCGGAAGACCAATTTAAAGAAGTTGGCGAGGCCTACGCCGTTCTTAAAGATACTGAGAAGCGCGCTGCCTACGATCGTATGGGCGCTAACTGGAAAAATGGTCAAGACTTCACTCCTCCTCCAAACTGGAATGAGGGCTTTGAATATTCTGACAGCAACTTTGGTGGTGGCTACGAGAGTGATCAAAGCGAGTTCTTTGAATCTCTCTTTGGCAGAGGTCGCCACACTCAAGGTGGGCGAGGTGGTAACTCCCGCCAAGGCATGAACTTCAAAGGTCAAGATCATCATGCCAAGATATCGATTGATCTTGCGGATGCCTATAACGGTGCACAACGAACTATTGCCCTGCAAATGCCTACGCAAGATGTTAACGGCCATGTCAGCACCCAAGAACGCAAGCTCGATGTCAGCATTCCGAAGGGCATTAAGGCTGGACAAAATCTACGCTTAGCTGGTCAGGGCGGTCCGGGCATGGGCTCTGGTGGCGCAGGTGATCTATATCTTGAAATTGATTTCCACCCCAACCCCATCTATCGCGTAGATGGCAAAGACGTTTATCTTGATTTGCCGCTGGCCCCATGGGAAGCAGCGCTTGGAACAACCGTCAATATTCCAACTCCTGCAGGCTCAACTTTAGAGCTGAAGATTCCAGCGGGTACAGCAGCTGGCCGCAAGATGCGACTCAAAGAAAAGGGTATCCCTAGCAAAGAGGCGGGCGATCTATACGTAGTTCCAAGCATTGTTTTACCCGGCGCGGAAACCGATGCGCAAAAAGAAGCTTATCAAGCACTGGAGAAAGCTTTTGATTTCAAACCCAGAAACCATTTGAAGGGATGA
- a CDS encoding UxaA family hydrolase, with protein sequence MIETSEKKLAGAIIRLHPNDNIVVARVDVAIGEQVPSENFTSRSQVPAGYKIATKKILKGEPILKYNVTVGFANTDIEPGMMVHSHNTEFREFDRDYAYASEYKPTTLLPESERATFQGYVRANGKVGTRNFIGILSTVNCSATVVNKIADWFTPERLKDYPNIDGVVAFSHGIGCGMEMSGEPMQLLRRTMAGYAQHPNLAAALIIGLGCERNQLKGLMEQEALQENSTLHTFIMQETGGTRKTIEAGIEAVKALLPEANKAKRQTVSASHLCVGLQCGGSDGFSSITANPALGAAVDILSRHGGTGILSETPEIYGVEHTLTRRAATKQIGEKLIKRIRWWKDEYSVGRDVQINGQVSPGNQIGGLANIFEKSLGSSMKGGTGPLMEVYRYAEPVTAKGFVFMDTPGFDPVSATGQIAGGANLIAFTTGRGSMFGSKPAPCIKLATNTPMYQRLTEDMDINCGEILDGTVSVQEMGQRIFELFLRTASGEASKSELLGLGDYEFVPWQVGVMS encoded by the coding sequence ATGATTGAAACATCTGAAAAAAAATTAGCCGGCGCAATTATTCGCTTGCATCCAAATGACAATATTGTTGTTGCACGAGTCGATGTCGCTATTGGTGAGCAAGTGCCTAGCGAGAATTTCACGAGCCGTAGCCAAGTACCTGCGGGTTATAAGATCGCTACAAAAAAAATCTTGAAGGGTGAGCCTATCCTCAAATACAACGTTACCGTGGGCTTTGCTAATACCGATATTGAGCCTGGCATGATGGTCCACAGTCATAACACCGAGTTTCGTGAATTTGATCGTGACTATGCTTATGCAAGCGAATATAAGCCCACTACCCTTCTTCCAGAATCTGAGCGTGCAACATTTCAAGGTTATGTGCGCGCCAATGGAAAAGTAGGTACGCGTAATTTCATCGGCATCCTATCAACCGTCAATTGCTCTGCAACAGTGGTTAATAAAATTGCTGACTGGTTCACGCCTGAGAGGTTGAAAGACTATCCCAATATCGATGGCGTAGTTGCCTTTAGTCACGGCATCGGCTGTGGCATGGAAATGAGTGGCGAGCCAATGCAACTACTTCGTAGAACTATGGCGGGTTATGCACAGCATCCTAATCTTGCTGCAGCCCTCATCATTGGCTTAGGTTGCGAGCGTAATCAGCTAAAGGGCTTGATGGAGCAAGAGGCATTGCAAGAAAACTCTACTTTGCATACTTTCATCATGCAGGAGACTGGTGGTACACGTAAAACGATTGAAGCAGGAATTGAAGCCGTCAAAGCACTCCTGCCAGAAGCCAATAAAGCAAAACGTCAAACTGTTTCTGCAAGCCACTTATGCGTTGGTCTGCAATGTGGTGGATCTGATGGATTCTCTTCCATCACCGCAAACCCAGCTTTAGGCGCTGCGGTAGATATTTTGTCGCGCCATGGTGGCACAGGTATTCTTTCTGAAACACCAGAAATTTATGGGGTTGAGCACACACTTACCCGTAGAGCCGCTACTAAACAAATCGGCGAGAAGCTCATTAAACGGATTCGCTGGTGGAAAGATGAATATTCCGTTGGTCGTGATGTCCAAATTAATGGGCAAGTGAGTCCCGGTAATCAAATTGGTGGTCTTGCCAATATCTTTGAAAAGTCACTCGGCTCTTCTATGAAAGGCGGCACCGGACCCCTGATGGAAGTCTATCGATACGCAGAACCCGTCACAGCAAAAGGTTTTGTATTTATGGATACGCCTGGTTTTGATCCTGTCTCAGCAACCGGTCAAATTGCAGGTGGAGCAAACCTGATTGCCTTCACTACGGGACGCGGCTCCATGTTTGGCTCTAAACCAGCACCTTGTATTAAGCTGGCCACTAACACACCCATGTATCAAAGACTAACTGAAGACATGGATATCAATTGCGGAGAGATCTTAGATGGCACGGTTTCCGTTCAAGAGATGGGTCAACGTATTTTTGAACTCTTCCTCAGGACAGCCTCAGGAGAAGCTTCTAAAAGCGAATTATTGGGTCTAGGTGACTATGAATTCGTGCCCTGGCAAGTTGGCGTCATGAGCTAA
- a CDS encoding tripartite tricarboxylate transporter substrate binding protein, whose translation MRKIIFTLLALGITLPSLASAQGYPSQAIKLIIPFAAGGPSDVLARGFAPKLGENLGQPIIIENKPGAGANLAAEYVVNSKGDGYTLFLMLVGTQAINETLYKKLNYNVVKDFAPVSLVASSSLMLVANPGVPVKTVAELISFDKANPGKVSFGSSGAATPLHLAGELFNTQAGTNILHVPYKGAAPALTDVLGGQIQTAIVGTPAALPYVKSGKLTGLGVTSLKRSPNAPEIPAISETLPKFDVELVYAIVAPASTPKAIVEKLNAQLANVLNNPEIKSQLNSRGFDVVTSTPGQLGDYIKSEVAKWAPIVKKSGVTAE comes from the coding sequence ATGAGAAAAATCATCTTTACTTTACTGGCTTTAGGAATCACTCTGCCATCGCTAGCGAGCGCACAAGGCTATCCAAGCCAAGCGATTAAGCTCATCATCCCATTTGCGGCTGGTGGACCATCAGACGTTCTCGCTCGGGGATTTGCTCCCAAGCTTGGTGAAAACCTAGGCCAGCCCATCATCATTGAAAACAAACCAGGTGCGGGCGCTAATTTAGCCGCAGAGTATGTAGTCAATTCTAAAGGCGATGGTTACACACTCTTCCTGATGCTAGTGGGTACCCAAGCAATTAATGAAACCTTATATAAAAAACTCAATTACAACGTTGTTAAAGATTTTGCCCCAGTCTCACTAGTTGCCTCCTCTTCATTGATGTTGGTAGCCAACCCTGGTGTACCTGTAAAAACGGTTGCAGAATTAATATCGTTCGATAAAGCCAATCCTGGCAAAGTCAGCTTTGGTTCTTCGGGTGCGGCCACACCACTCCATCTGGCGGGTGAGTTATTTAATACTCAGGCAGGAACTAATATTCTTCATGTGCCATACAAGGGTGCGGCTCCTGCATTAACGGATGTACTGGGTGGGCAGATTCAAACCGCTATTGTTGGCACCCCAGCGGCGCTACCTTATGTCAAATCTGGAAAGCTGACTGGATTAGGAGTTACCAGCTTAAAACGCTCACCAAATGCCCCCGAGATTCCAGCCATCTCTGAGACTCTACCTAAATTTGACGTAGAGCTGGTTTATGCCATTGTTGCGCCAGCAAGCACGCCAAAGGCAATTGTGGAAAAATTGAACGCTCAACTAGCCAATGTACTGAACAACCCTGAAATTAAATCCCAGTTGAACTCCAGAGGATTTGATGTTGTCACCAGCACTCCCGGCCAGCTTGGTGACTACATTAAATCTGAAGTTGCCAAGTGGGCGCCGATTGTCAAAAAATCAGGCGTTACTGCAGAATAA
- a CDS encoding mandelate racemase/muconate lactonizing enzyme family protein has product MKIKCAEIYPLSIPLIEPIKMSREMVVDAKTVLLCLTDDKGRQGWGEASVAPLMTGESLDSLVGSIKFLVENALSVDWGEPAEFASVFNRILYANASAKSCLEMALLDLYTQERSIPLWRYLRTEGGVLADAVPAPIPLLRMLGGPLDKELSDAKAFRELGFRHWKIKIGSLSLDEDLHRVKVLCDALEGDVISVDANCALTLTDALRFCQSESASKLTFAEQLIATELPMADFVLLNKSSPIPIGLDESVHGLAELEQLIEAKAFSGASLKLIKTGGVMQALECAQLLERHKLSLNLACKVAETSLSAAATASLGFAMGKVNWGFSMSNQYLKFDICDTPLMAEQGSIKVSQLAPSGLGVTPNIERVKETIAKGYTAIQY; this is encoded by the coding sequence ATGAAAATCAAATGCGCTGAAATCTACCCCCTATCCATTCCTCTTATCGAGCCCATCAAGATGTCTCGTGAAATGGTAGTGGATGCAAAAACGGTGTTGCTCTGCCTAACTGATGATAAGGGTCGACAGGGCTGGGGTGAGGCCTCGGTCGCACCTTTGATGACCGGGGAAAGCTTGGACAGTCTCGTCGGCAGCATTAAATTCTTGGTAGAAAATGCATTGTCAGTAGATTGGGGCGAGCCGGCCGAATTTGCAAGTGTTTTTAATCGAATTTTATATGCCAATGCATCAGCAAAATCTTGTCTAGAAATGGCCTTATTAGATTTATACACGCAAGAGCGCTCCATCCCTTTATGGCGATATCTGCGTACTGAAGGTGGTGTCTTAGCAGATGCAGTACCTGCACCCATACCTTTGCTGCGAATGTTGGGTGGTCCATTGGACAAAGAGCTCAGCGATGCCAAGGCATTTCGTGAGCTTGGATTTAGGCATTGGAAAATTAAAATTGGCTCACTCTCACTTGATGAAGATCTGCATAGGGTGAAAGTGCTGTGTGATGCCCTGGAGGGTGATGTCATTTCGGTTGATGCAAATTGCGCGCTTACTTTGACGGATGCACTTCGATTTTGCCAGTCAGAGTCGGCAAGTAAATTAACGTTTGCAGAGCAGTTGATTGCTACAGAGCTGCCCATGGCAGATTTTGTACTACTCAATAAGAGTTCCCCCATTCCAATCGGATTGGATGAGTCAGTCCATGGCCTTGCCGAGCTAGAGCAATTAATCGAGGCTAAGGCATTCAGTGGGGCTAGCTTAAAGCTGATTAAAACGGGCGGAGTGATGCAGGCACTTGAGTGTGCCCAATTACTTGAGCGACATAAACTCTCACTCAATTTAGCGTGCAAGGTTGCGGAGACTTCTTTGTCGGCGGCAGCGACAGCATCTCTAGGATTTGCAATGGGCAAAGTCAATTGGGGTTTTAGCATGTCAAATCAGTACTTGAAGTTTGATATCTGTGACACGCCACTGATGGCCGAGCAGGGAAGCATCAAAGTGAGCCAACTAGCACCCAGCGGCCTTGGTGTAACTCCAAACATTGAACGAGTAAAGGAAACCATTGCTAAGGGATATACGGCTATTCAATATTGA
- a CDS encoding 3-hydroxyacyl-CoA dehydrogenase family protein, translated as MNYVAVIGTGIMAAGIAAGFVAQSIPVVILGRSKDKADACLDKALTLAQKIGIVGTYASQSQDAIKTEQKTAVLESWSNWDGCDWVIETVAENLALKQEIFQYLDERVPAHIPIGSNSSGFPISKIASGLKTANRMMGAHYFMPAEVVPLVEVVMGEKTELVFAEQACSLYKSIGKKPVLVKKDIPGFLANRIQHALMREALSLVQEGIASPEDIDDAVRYSFGFRYAAVGPMTQKEISGWDGMANAAKEIYPSLSNITTLPPKLVQLMSEGKTGMKSGEGFRKWTPEEIQQVSDSYSRRLKAAFDVLNIE; from the coding sequence ATGAACTATGTTGCCGTAATTGGTACCGGAATCATGGCCGCAGGTATTGCCGCAGGGTTTGTTGCACAAAGTATTCCCGTCGTCATTTTGGGTAGAAGTAAAGATAAAGCGGATGCATGCTTAGATAAAGCGCTAACCCTCGCTCAGAAAATAGGGATTGTCGGGACCTACGCCAGCCAGAGCCAAGATGCAATCAAGACTGAACAGAAAACTGCAGTTCTTGAGAGCTGGTCTAACTGGGATGGGTGTGATTGGGTCATCGAAACCGTGGCAGAAAATCTTGCACTGAAGCAAGAGATATTCCAATACCTTGATGAGCGTGTTCCAGCGCATATCCCTATTGGCAGCAATAGCTCAGGGTTTCCAATCAGCAAAATTGCTTCTGGACTGAAAACCGCAAATCGAATGATGGGAGCCCATTACTTTATGCCAGCCGAGGTTGTTCCTCTGGTAGAGGTGGTCATGGGAGAGAAAACGGAATTGGTATTTGCAGAACAAGCCTGCAGCCTTTACAAAAGCATTGGCAAAAAACCAGTTTTAGTAAAAAAAGATATTCCTGGGTTTTTGGCGAATCGCATTCAGCATGCACTCATGCGTGAAGCCCTATCGCTTGTACAAGAGGGAATTGCAAGCCCTGAGGATATTGATGATGCCGTACGTTACAGCTTTGGCTTTCGATATGCTGCCGTTGGCCCAATGACTCAAAAAGAAATCTCAGGCTGGGATGGGATGGCCAATGCCGCAAAAGAGATTTATCCCTCGCTCTCTAACATCACTACCCTTCCACCGAAGCTAGTGCAGCTGATGAGCGAAGGAAAAACAGGCATGAAATCTGGCGAAGGTTTTAGAAAGTGGACGCCAGAAGAAATACAGCAAGTTTCAGACTCCTACTCCAGGAGATTGAAAGCTGCATTTGATGTACTCAATATTGAATAG
- a CDS encoding SMP-30/gluconolactonase/LRE family protein, translated as MTMYNPFQPVEKIKAEVFMSMPGKFRKKSRTGWSDPNRQNAEVECFLEGPSFDREGNLWFLDIPFGRVFRITPKGDWDLVTQFDGWPNGLKFHKDGRAFICDYKLGLLALDPKTGKVETILGSMYSENFKGLNDLHFASNGDLYFTDQGQTGIADPTGRVFRLRANGQLDRLAINVPSPNGITLNTQEKHVFVAATRSQQIWRLPLMADGSVSKTGVAIQLTGGVAGPDGIEMDSENGLLVCHLGVGIWRFDSNMLPTHLIYSDNPHHHHLANMCFGGEDGRDLYITESLSGDILKARLPVAGKKMFGLS; from the coding sequence ATGACGATGTACAACCCATTTCAGCCCGTAGAGAAAATCAAGGCAGAAGTCTTTATGTCAATGCCCGGGAAGTTCAGAAAGAAGTCCCGCACAGGCTGGTCTGATCCAAACCGCCAAAACGCTGAAGTAGAGTGCTTTTTAGAGGGCCCTTCCTTTGATCGTGAGGGTAACTTGTGGTTTCTAGATATCCCTTTTGGACGAGTCTTCAGAATTACGCCGAAGGGTGACTGGGATTTGGTAACTCAATTTGATGGCTGGCCGAATGGCTTGAAGTTCCACAAAGATGGCCGTGCGTTCATTTGTGATTACAAGCTAGGTTTATTGGCCCTCGATCCTAAAACTGGAAAAGTAGAAACAATTCTCGGGTCCATGTATAGCGAAAACTTCAAGGGCTTGAATGATTTGCACTTTGCCTCCAATGGCGACCTGTACTTTACTGATCAGGGTCAAACTGGAATTGCAGATCCAACAGGTAGAGTATTTCGATTGCGTGCTAATGGTCAATTAGATCGTTTGGCGATTAATGTACCGAGCCCTAATGGCATCACCTTAAATACTCAAGAAAAGCATGTATTCGTTGCGGCGACAAGATCTCAGCAAATTTGGCGTTTACCACTGATGGCGGATGGTTCTGTTTCTAAGACAGGCGTTGCCATTCAGTTAACAGGCGGCGTTGCCGGACCTGATGGTATTGAGATGGATTCTGAAAATGGTTTGCTCGTTTGCCACTTAGGCGTTGGTATCTGGAGATTTGATAGCAATATGCTCCCGACACATTTGATCTACTCAGACAACCCACATCACCATCACTTAGCAAACATGTGTTTTGGTGGCGAAGATGGTAGAGATTTATACATTACTGAGTCTCTTTCTGGCGATATCTTGAAAGCACGACTACCTGTAGCTGGCAAGAAGATGTTTGGCCTTTCCTAA
- a CDS encoding GntR family transcriptional regulator — MAFPKLKESLPLYKTLANALARRIYEGEWAVGSHLPSEALLCKSFTASRHTLRHALQTLERDGMVLRRQGAPTQVISRRKVRRFTQSFNSPVDILSYPRNTYRQNTIEEFIELDKPLSEMIGDAVGSSWYHIGAIRKQRNTEEVIAWTDIYILPQFASLTSEPEHSQVMVFEQIEKKYGTRIDRAEVDVYAIDVSTDIAKKLGLKVHAPCLVIVRRYFDNQDKLFEVTFTYHPHNKYTYKMEFKSDAGN, encoded by the coding sequence TTGGCCTTTCCTAAGTTGAAAGAATCTCTACCGCTCTATAAGACCTTAGCGAATGCGCTAGCTCGGCGTATTTATGAGGGCGAATGGGCGGTAGGGTCTCACTTGCCATCTGAGGCGCTACTTTGTAAAAGTTTCACAGCAAGTCGCCATACCTTAAGACATGCCCTTCAAACTTTGGAGCGGGATGGCATGGTATTGCGTCGTCAAGGAGCGCCCACTCAGGTAATCTCTAGGCGCAAGGTGAGAAGGTTTACGCAAAGCTTTAATTCACCTGTTGATATTTTGAGTTATCCAAGAAATACCTATCGACAAAACACCATTGAAGAATTTATTGAGCTCGATAAACCGCTCAGCGAGATGATTGGTGATGCAGTTGGATCCTCTTGGTATCACATTGGAGCTATTCGAAAGCAGCGAAATACTGAGGAAGTGATTGCCTGGACTGATATTTATATTCTGCCGCAATTCGCATCCTTGACATCGGAGCCTGAGCACAGTCAAGTGATGGTGTTCGAGCAGATTGAGAAAAAGTATGGCACTCGAATTGATCGAGCTGAGGTTGATGTTTATGCCATTGACGTATCTACTGATATTGCAAAGAAGCTTGGGTTGAAGGTGCATGCCCCTTGTTTAGTCATTGTTCGGCGTTACTTTGATAATCAGGATAAGCTTTTTGAGGTAACGTTCACATACCATCCTCACAATAAATACACTTATAAGATGGAATTTAAGAGTGATGCTGGGAATTAA
- a CDS encoding Ldh family oxidoreductase, producing MKYLSTTKAEAFIAQALHANQVPLADATLVAQLMIQSDLVGADGHGIFRLPAYIKRIRAGGINLSPNIQIEREQGATALINGDNALGHLVMNKAVEVAIEKVKQHSVCWVGSHYGNHSGAASVYVRKLAEQGYIGIYMAVGNANHMAPWGGIDLLLSTNPIAIAVPSGDKPIVLLDIATTVAAYGKVKLAAQKGESIPDTWMIDRQGQPITDPQKSSEGSLLPIGGYKGYGLAVMIGLLAGALNDAAVGKGTIDFNAHHDLITNTGQTIIAVDPSAFGDTEQFVARVIALVDDLKASSTLPGVNQIRVPGDGAARVMAERLSHGIPISSELQESLNNCAKECGIAALN from the coding sequence ATGAAATATTTATCTACAACTAAGGCCGAGGCATTTATTGCACAAGCATTGCACGCCAACCAGGTGCCTTTGGCGGATGCCACGCTTGTAGCCCAACTGATGATCCAGTCAGACCTCGTTGGCGCTGATGGTCACGGAATTTTTAGATTACCTGCTTACATTAAAAGGATACGTGCTGGCGGTATTAATTTGAGTCCCAATATTCAGATTGAGCGTGAGCAGGGTGCAACTGCTTTAATCAATGGTGATAACGCCTTAGGTCATTTGGTAATGAACAAAGCGGTCGAAGTTGCAATAGAAAAAGTAAAGCAACACAGCGTTTGTTGGGTCGGTAGTCACTATGGAAATCATTCTGGTGCAGCATCTGTATATGTGAGAAAGCTAGCCGAGCAGGGATATATCGGTATCTATATGGCGGTTGGTAATGCCAATCACATGGCACCGTGGGGCGGTATTGACTTATTGTTGTCCACCAATCCGATTGCTATTGCGGTTCCTTCTGGAGATAAGCCGATCGTTCTCTTGGATATCGCAACTACAGTCGCTGCCTACGGCAAGGTAAAGCTTGCTGCCCAAAAGGGTGAATCTATTCCTGATACTTGGATGATCGATCGACAAGGTCAACCCATTACAGACCCGCAAAAATCGAGTGAGGGATCGTTGCTTCCTATCGGAGGCTACAAGGGATATGGTTTGGCTGTCATGATTGGTCTACTAGCAGGCGCGCTCAATGATGCTGCAGTTGGTAAAGGCACGATTGACTTTAATGCGCATCATGATTTAATTACCAATACTGGTCAAACAATCATTGCAGTTGATCCAAGTGCTTTTGGAGATACGGAGCAGTTTGTTGCCCGAGTGATTGCATTGGTTGATGATTTGAAGGCCTCTTCTACATTACCAGGCGTGAATCAGATTCGGGTGCCCGGCGATGGTGCTGCAAGAGTGATGGCAGAGCGACTTTCGCATGGCATTCCGATTTCAAGTGAATTACAAGAGTCATTGAATAACTGCGCCAAAGAGTGCGGTATTGCAGCATTAAATTGA
- a CDS encoding tripartite tricarboxylate transporter substrate binding protein — protein MINKSIKKIVLGSLVLPLVLGTAFASYPDKPIKMLVGYAPGSSTDIVGRMVANELSIALKQSVIVENRGGAAGSLAADAVAKSTPDGYTVLFAQNGLAINVAANPRLPFNGQKDLLPVVGVAATPHILIVNTNSKAKNVADLISMLRADPGKMSFGSSGIGNSDHMAGELFLATTNTQAIHIPYKGGSPAATDLVGGQIDFYFAGMPVGLPLYKGEKVNALAVTSKNRFSGAPELVTIQEAGVKGYEMALWQGMFVPAGTPPAIINTLSKTILKILETPEMKERFVKAGVQIAPMTTQQFTDLYVSDIARWKVVIEKAKIKLD, from the coding sequence ATGATTAACAAATCAATTAAAAAAATAGTGTTAGGTTCTTTAGTATTGCCATTAGTTTTAGGAACGGCGTTTGCATCCTACCCAGATAAACCAATCAAGATGTTGGTTGGGTATGCGCCAGGAAGCTCAACCGATATCGTTGGGAGAATGGTGGCCAATGAGCTCAGTATTGCCTTAAAACAATCAGTCATTGTGGAAAATAGAGGTGGTGCTGCAGGTAGCTTAGCAGCGGACGCAGTAGCTAAAAGCACTCCAGATGGTTACACCGTGTTATTTGCGCAAAATGGCTTAGCAATTAACGTAGCTGCAAATCCAAGACTACCGTTTAATGGTCAAAAAGATTTGCTACCCGTTGTTGGAGTAGCTGCTACCCCACATATTTTGATTGTGAACACCAATTCCAAGGCTAAAAATGTGGCTGATTTAATTTCTATGCTCCGAGCTGATCCCGGAAAGATGAGCTTTGGCTCCTCTGGTATTGGTAATTCTGACCACATGGCTGGAGAGCTTTTTTTGGCAACTACGAATACTCAAGCGATTCATATTCCATATAAGGGTGGATCACCAGCTGCAACGGATTTAGTCGGCGGTCAAATTGATTTTTACTTTGCGGGTATGCCAGTGGGACTTCCCTTATATAAGGGTGAAAAAGTCAATGCACTTGCTGTAACTAGTAAGAATCGATTTAGCGGAGCTCCCGAACTAGTTACTATCCAAGAGGCTGGCGTAAAGGGTTACGAAATGGCCTTGTGGCAAGGCATGTTTGTTCCAGCAGGAACGCCTCCTGCCATTATTAATACCCTCAGCAAGACAATCTTGAAAATTCTGGAGACTCCAGAGATGAAAGAGCGTTTTGTGAAGGCGGGCGTGCAAATTGCACCGATGACTACCCAGCAATTTACCGATTTATATGTCTCTGATATTGCAAGATGGAAAGTAGTGATTGAAAAAGCAAAAATTAAGCTAGATTAA
- a CDS encoding pirin family protein, producing the protein MLTLRKAQDRGYADHGWLKSFHSFSFAGYHDPRFMGWGNLRVINEDRVAAGMGFGKHGHRNMEIISYVLSGQLAHEDSMGNIKGIPPGDVQRMSAGTGVTHSEFNHAKDQTTHFLQIWIEPNVMEIPPSYEQKSISSSAKQNKLCLIASPDGLGNAIKIHADARVYAGLFDGHQAQKLDLDLQRKAYVHLIRGSLHVNDILLSSGDALLIENENSLLISDGKDAEVLVFDLSSE; encoded by the coding sequence ATGCTAACCCTCCGAAAAGCTCAAGACCGCGGCTATGCCGATCATGGCTGGCTTAAAAGCTTCCATTCCTTCTCTTTTGCCGGCTATCACGATCCCCGATTTATGGGCTGGGGCAATCTAAGGGTAATTAATGAGGATCGGGTTGCCGCAGGCATGGGTTTTGGCAAGCATGGCCACCGCAATATGGAAATCATCAGCTATGTTTTGTCTGGGCAATTAGCGCACGAAGACAGCATGGGAAATATCAAAGGCATTCCGCCGGGTGACGTTCAACGCATGAGTGCCGGAACTGGAGTCACCCATAGCGAGTTCAATCACGCTAAAGATCAGACCACCCACTTCCTACAAATTTGGATAGAACCCAATGTCATGGAAATCCCACCGAGTTATGAGCAAAAATCTATTTCATCCTCAGCGAAGCAAAACAAGCTCTGCTTAATTGCCTCGCCAGATGGATTGGGAAATGCTATCAAAATTCATGCGGATGCTCGGGTATATGCCGGCCTTTTTGATGGCCACCAAGCTCAAAAATTGGATCTTGATTTACAGCGTAAGGCCTATGTACATCTGATAAGAGGCTCTCTACATGTCAACGACATACTTTTATCAAGTGGAGATGCACTACTAATAGAGAATGAAAATAGCCTACTTATTAGTGACGGCAAAGATGCTGAGGTCTTGGTGTTTGATCTCAGCAGTGAATAA